The following proteins are encoded in a genomic region of Chelmon rostratus isolate fCheRos1 chromosome 3, fCheRos1.pri, whole genome shotgun sequence:
- the lonrf1l gene encoding LON peptidase N-terminal domain and ring finger 1, like gives MSLQQQVEDATEEKGGFFIGADSDASEEEEGHHELILHKANALASENCLREAIDWFSVAMRYGPVRPEQLSTFVDCILRNFKRKAAGPDALPGESRDAGDSSLDDMFDCPNCHDFLGEPVTIACGHSYCKRCLQRRLLSKCKLCSETVTGEEKANVIMCGLLDKWFPDELKKSKTLCEVDELCRSKRYKEAVSLATEVIHRDPGTTAAARLSRAEAYMALKQYRLALEDTEFCPGSSSSAEAVFRKAMVLHEMGQVDESLQVFLHCLSVDEDFPCAKRQVEKILCDMLSPADENVKVGLRETTQNASPHLRSKTLVADAQAQPQSPVQRQHQTRAASAHHHLDNQEKRWESLERPSLSRAHSLRMHGSSCGEEGLKRVCSAPQLGDQEKGSLLKRKLSVSDTEPCVVDSGSSKYKKQGVAKSSKQQAAKEKTSRHIPEDLLDHNDFECSLCLRLFYEPVTTPCGHTFCKNCVERCLDHTPQCPLCKESLKEYLARRKYMVTTVLDTLIKQHLREEHAERTKTHLEETRELSDLTKNVPIFVCTMAYPTVPCPLHVFEPRYRLMIRRCMDTGTRQFGMCINDPQTGFVDYGCMLTIRSVHFLPDGRSVVDTVGGKRFRVLSRGMKDGYSTADIEHLEDTRVEDRDELARLQELHDAVYEQARVWFQNLKIRFHNQILQHFGPMPEREADIQATPNGPACCWWLLAVLPIDPRYQLSVLSMTSLKERLVKIQHILTYLQSIPNN, from the exons ATGTCGCTCCAGCAGCAAGTGGAGGACGCGACGGAGGAGAAAGGCGGCTTCTTCATCGGCGCCGACTCGGACGCctcagaagaagaggagggccACCATGAACTTATACTACACAAAGCTAACGCTCTGGCATCGGAAAACTGCCTCAGAGAAGCCATTGACTGGTTTTCAGTGGCGATGCGTTATGGCCCCGTGCGACCCGAACAATTAAGCACTTTCGTGGACTGTATCCTCCGCAACTTCAAGAGGAAAGCGGCTGGGCCAGACGCACTCCCGGGCGAGAGTCGGGACGCCGGGGACAGTTCTTTGGACGATATGTTTGACTGTCCCAACTGTCATGACTTTTTAGGCGAACCTGTTACCATAGCTTGTGGACATTCGTATTGTAAAAGGTGTTTACAACGACGGCTGCTCTCCAAATGCAAGCTGTGCAGCGAAACCGTAACGGGCGAGGAGAAAGCGAATGTGATTATGTGCGGACTCTTAGACAAGTGGTTCCCGGACGAGCTGAAAAAGTCAAAAACACTATGTGAAGTGGACGAGCTGTGTAGAAGTAAACGTTACAAAGAGGCTGTGTCGCTAGCAACCGAAGTCATTCATCGTG ATCCAGGGACAACAGCGGCGGCGCGACTGTCTCGAGCGGAGGCCTACATGGCTCTCAAACAGTATCGTCTGGCTCTGGAGGACACAGAATTTTGTCCCGGGTCCAGTTCTTCCGCTGAA GCTGTGTTTAGGAAAGCTATGGTGCTGCATGAGATGGGCCAAGTGGACGAGTCTCTCCAAGTATTCCTCCACTGCCTGTCTGTGGACGAAGACTTCCCCTGTGCTAAAAGACAAGTGGAAAAG ATCCTGTGTGATATGCTGTCCCCGGCCGATGAGAACGTCAAGGTCGGCCTGAGGGAAACGACACAGAACGCGTCGCCTCACTTGCGCAGTAAAACCCTTGTGGCTGATGCACAAGCTCAACCACAGAGCCCGGTCCAAAGACAGCACCAGACCCGCGCCGCCTCGGCACACCACCATCTGGACAACCAGGAG AAACGCTGGGAAAGCCTGGAGCGGCCCAGTCTGAGCCGAGCCCATTCGCTACGAATGCATGGCTCTAGTTGCGGTGAGGAGGGGCTGAAGAGAGTTTGCTCTGCTCCTCAGCTGGGGGACCAGGAGAAGGGGAGCCTGCTGAAGAGGAAATTGTCAGTGTCAGACACAGAACCATGTGTTGTTGACAGCGGAAGTAGCAAGTATAAAAAACAAG GTGTGGCGAAAAGCTCCAAACAACAGGCTGCCAAAGAAAAAACCAGCAGACATATTCCCGAGGACCTGCTGGACCACAATGACTTCGagtgctctctctgtctgag GTTGTTCTATGAGCCTGTGACTACACCATGTGGCCACACCTTCTGTAAAAACTGTGTGGAACGCTGCCTGGACCATACGCCCCAGTGTCCCCTCTGTAAAGAGAGCCTGAAAGAG TATCTAGCACGCAGGAAGTACATGGTGACGACCGTCTTGGACACCCTGATCAAACAGCATCTCCGTGAAGAGCATGCAGAAAGAACGAAAACTCATTTGGAGGAGACCAGAGAGCTTTCCGA TCTGACGAAGAATGTGCCTATCTTTGTGTGTACCATGGCTTACCCCACCGTGCCTTGCCCCCTGCATGTCTTCGAGCCACGTTACCGCCTCATGATTCGCCGCTGCATGGACACAGGCACGCGCCAGTTTGGGATGTGCATTAATGATCCCCAGACAGG GTTTGTAGATTATGGCTGCATGCTGACCATCAGGAGTGTCCACTTCCTCCCTGACGGACGATCAGTCGTGGACACCGTCGGTGGAAAACGCTTCCGGGTCCTGTCCCGAGGAATGAAGGATGGTTACAGTACTGCTGACATTGAGCATTTGGAGGACACCAGG gtggaggacagagatgagCTAGCGAGACTACAAGAGCTGCATGATGCCGTTTACGAGCAGGCCCGCGTCTGGTTCCAGAACCTTAAGATCCGCTTCCACAACCAGATCCTGCAGCACTTCGGACCAATGCCAGAACGAGAAGCTGACATCCAG GCTACTCCTAATGGTCCAGCGTGCTGCTGGTGGCTCCTGGCTGTTCTGCCAATCGACCCACGCTACcagctgtctgtcctctccatGACCAGCCTCAAAGAACGCCTGGTGAAGATCCAGCACATCCTCACATATCTGCAGAGCATCCCTAACAACTAG